A segment of the Methanothermococcus thermolithotrophicus DSM 2095 genome:
TTAAACTTATCGAAAACGGAACCAACGAATGGGATGAAGTCTATAAAGAATTAACAAAATACCATACGAAAAATTCTGTATCTATGGCAAAAAATAGACTTATTCAACAAGGAAAAATAAAAGAAGAAACAATAAATGGTAAGAAAATACTTTCAATACAGGATGAGAAAGAACTAATATCTGATGTAGATGCATACATATTCGAACACAGTAGCGAAATAAAGGAGTATTTCAAACACACACTTTCACAAAATCATAACAATAGAGTATTCAGCATTAAGGATTTTGTTATAGCCTTCCCACATTTAGCAGAAATAAACGACATAATATTGAACCATCCTTTTGAGACAAGGGACAGCTTAACGAACATATACAAAGAAACATACGAAGAAATATTCGCAGAAAAACCAGAATGTGTTTATATAAACATCTTAAACCCCTTAAACTCAAAAAAGAAACTTTCAGAAATAGGAGCAAATGACATAGGAAAACTTGTAGAATTTGAATGTTCAATAGTTCAAGCATCAAAGAACAAATCAAGAACAACGGAAGCGGAATATCTGTGCTTTGAATGTGGAGCTACAAGGAATGTAAAACTTGACTTCTGGGAAGACCCTGAAAAAAAGAAAGTATCATGTCCAAAATGTTCTAATCAAAGAATGGCAATTGACACGAAGAGTAGGATAACATTCCAAGAATTAATTGTCCAACAATTGGAAGTTTCACAAGATGGGAAGCAGCACACTGCATCATTATTCCTTGAAGATTCAGAGCCAATATATTCTGGAAAGTTAAGGGTAGTTGCAGTGCCAATTGAAAAATACAAAAAAGGAACGTCTGTTGCAGATATACACTTATACGCATTTGGATACGAAGAAATAGACAACATCGATATTAACATCACAGATGATGACATTGAAAACATCAATAAAATAGCAAAAGACCCAGAAGTTATAGAAAAATTAGCAAACTACATGCTTAGAGAAACAAAGGGAATGGATAAGGTAAAGAAAGCCATCTTCCTACAACAAGTTAAGGGGGTGGAAAAAGGAGACAGAAGAAGGAATATAAACATTCTTTTAATTACAGACCCAGGGGTAGGAAAATCTACAATGATGCACCAACTTAAAAAACTCCCAAATGTAAAGTATGCCACAATGTCAGGAGCATCAGGGGCAGGATTAATGGGTGGTATAAATAAAGAAAAAACAGAATTTGGAGAATCATGGGTAGTAAAACCGGGCATCTATGCATTAGCAGATGGGGGAACTGTATGTTTAGATGAATTTACACATAATAAAGAAGTAATGCCATATGTCCATGATGCAATGGAAAGCCAAATGGTAAAAATTACAAAGATGCAAAACAACCTTGAACTACCTGCAAGATGTGCAACATTGGCGGCATGTAATCCAAAATTGGGAAGATATGACCCAAACCTATCAGTCATGGAACAGGTACCAATAAAACCCGAAACACTTTCAAGATTTGATTTAATATTTCCATTAAGGGACATTCCAGACAAGAAAAACGATAGGGATATTTTAAAATTCATAATAAGAAGTGGAAATGAAAAAATAAAGGGAACTGAAAAAAAGGTAAAGATAAACGGTGTTGAGCTTTCCGATGAACTGTTAATAAAGTATCTTTATTATGTTGATGAAAACAAACCAACTATATCAAAGGAAGCAGAGGATTTAATCATTAACTACTACTTAAAAATGAGGAAATTATCAAAAAATGGAGCAATCACAATTACAACCAGGCAGGCAGAATCACTTATAAGATTATCCGAAGCAGTGGCAAAGGCAAAATTAAAGAATGAAGTTGATGCGGATGATGCAAGAGAAGCAATAGAACTTATGCAGTTCTGTTTAGAGCAAATATCTTACGACCCAGAATCTGGAAAAATAGATATTGATAAAGTTTATGGAATACCTAAATCCAAAAGGGAAAAATCAGAACAAATATTAAAAATTATCGAAGATGAGAATAAATGTAAGGACATGGTAAGCGAAGAGATAATATTTGAAAGGGCAGAAAAGGAGTATAAAATACTCGTTGAAGATGTAGAGCGTATTTTAGAAGTATTATCTATTCGGGGGGATATTTACAGCCCGAGATTTGGGTATTGGCGGATTACTTAAGAGGTGTAAAAAATGGTAAGCATTAGGGTAATGTGGAATTCAGAAGCAGAGAAAAAAGACGCAGAATATGTTGTTAATAGGATAGTAAAAGTATTCAGCAGTTTAAAAAGATGGAGCTGTTCAAAATCAAGGATATATAATAATAGAAAGAACAGCGGAGGCAGGATTTACATAAATCTCTGGAAGAGGTGAAAATATGGAACTAAATGAACAAATGCTATCAAATATGATAAGAAAAGGTATGGGATGGATATTGGCATTATTGGAAGAAACAGATGACAAAGAAATAGCAATGGTAATAACAAAACATGATGGAGAAAAGGCATATTTAAGAATGGAGCTTGAAGACAGGGAGGAACTGTATGATAAAGTATTGGATTATTTTAATCATAGAACAGAAGATGTATCTTTTGAAGAACTAAAAGAAAAATTCAAAGTTGAAGATATTTTTTTAGTAGATACATTGGACGAATTAAAAGAGGATGGAGAAATATACGAACCAAAAGATGGGGTTTATAAGATATTGTGAGAACATGCAAGAGATAGAAGAACTGCTACTAATCAAAGAAGTAGATAAAACAAAACCCTGGATAGACAAATTCACAGAAATTAGAAAATTCGCAAATGTTAAGGAAAGCACATTGAGACAGGACATACAACGATTAAGAGTATTCCTAAACTACTGCTTTAACACACTGGAAAAGGAACCTGATGAACTACAATTCAATGACTTTATAAAGTTCTTCAAATACTTGGATGAAGAAAGGAGCATCTCCATAAACACCCAAGACCATTATTACAAGCTCTTATCTGTATTTTACAAAATAATGTTTTTAAAAAACTCATCAGAATATGCAAAGTTTAAAGAATACTGCAAAGAGTTAGGAAAATTCAAAAGATTCGAAGTGGAACACTTTGACGAACTAACATCAGAGGAAGTAAATGAAATTATAAAACATATACTCCGTTCCAACAGTGCAAC
Coding sequences within it:
- a CDS encoding minichromosome maintenance protein MCM, with protein sequence MSISNEILKLIENGTNEWDEVYKELTKYHTKNSVSMAKNRLIQQGKIKEETINGKKILSIQDEKELISDVDAYIFEHSSEIKEYFKHTLSQNHNNRVFSIKDFVIAFPHLAEINDIILNHPFETRDSLTNIYKETYEEIFAEKPECVYINILNPLNSKKKLSEIGANDIGKLVEFECSIVQASKNKSRTTEAEYLCFECGATRNVKLDFWEDPEKKKVSCPKCSNQRMAIDTKSRITFQELIVQQLEVSQDGKQHTASLFLEDSEPIYSGKLRVVAVPIEKYKKGTSVADIHLYAFGYEEIDNIDINITDDDIENINKIAKDPEVIEKLANYMLRETKGMDKVKKAIFLQQVKGVEKGDRRRNINILLITDPGVGKSTMMHQLKKLPNVKYATMSGASGAGLMGGINKEKTEFGESWVVKPGIYALADGGTVCLDEFTHNKEVMPYVHDAMESQMVKITKMQNNLELPARCATLAACNPKLGRYDPNLSVMEQVPIKPETLSRFDLIFPLRDIPDKKNDRDILKFIIRSGNEKIKGTEKKVKINGVELSDELLIKYLYYVDENKPTISKEAEDLIINYYLKMRKLSKNGAITITTRQAESLIRLSEAVAKAKLKNEVDADDAREAIELMQFCLEQISYDPESGKIDIDKVYGIPKSKREKSEQILKIIEDENKCKDMVSEEIIFERAEKEYKILVEDVERILEVLSIRGDIYSPRFGYWRIT